The Aspergillus oryzae RIB40 DNA, chromosome 5 genome segment TACACCACCGGGGGCAGCACCACCCATGCCCATGCTTTGGGCAGCCTGAAGCATCCGACCAAGTCGCTCCATAGCTGCTGACGGAATATAAGTATCGGCGATGTAAAGGTAAAGGATAGCTTCCTAGAGGGAAGCCCCGAAAGACAGAAGAGTTGATCGGGATGTCAAAGGGTTGCAACGTGGGAGGGAGCTCGCAAATAACGCGATAATGGAGTAATGACTAAAAGGTAGATGAGGGGGGTTGAAATGGGATGCAAGCGATAAGAGATGGTGGTTGGAGGTGAAGCCGCAGTTGAGCTCCAAGAAGCCTAACTGACGAAGGCGGTGGACACAGCTTTGGACCGTTAATTGGCGCTCccgcctttctttccccttcgctTCGACCTTCGTTTCTCATTCTCCCCGGCCATGGGAATGCGGTCCAGTCACTTATCATAACTTCTTGATCCTGCTatttccctctcctctcttcccttgatAGGGCGATCTAAAACCGGGACCTGATTACCAAGTATCTGGACCCCTCCCCTTGTCTCCAGCCCGTcatcctctacatcttccTTTTACATCACCAGCAGAACCGAGAATTCGCCGTGCCCCAAGGCATATATCTCCTAATTTCAATTTGAGCGAACGCTATCGGTGCTCTCTCATACATTGTCATCCAAGATGACTTCCTTAGCTCCCTTGGACCCGATCAATGCCAACGGGTCAGACCGTGGCAAGAAGGTCGCATATTTCTACGACTCCGACGTTGGTAACTATGCCTACGTCTCGGGACACCCAATGAAGCCTCATCGCATAAGGATGACACATAGCTTGGTTATGAACTACGGTCTCTAtaagaaaatggaaatctATGTAAGTGGTGCAAGCTCTCCCAAGTTGTTACTGCGCGATGTTGGCTTTGCTAACCTGCAAATCTCATAGCGCGCAAAACCAGCGTCTAAATACGAGATGACCCAATTCCACACGGATGAATATATCGACTTCCTTTCTAAAGTAACGCCGGATAACATGGACACCTACGCCAAGGAGCAAAGCAAGTATAATGTCGGTGATGATTGTCCTGTTTTCGACGGTCTTTTTGAATTCTGCGGAATTAGTGCAGGAGGTAGTATGGAGGGCGCGGCCCGACTTAATCGCAATAAATGCGACATTGCTGTCAACTGGGCTGGTGGTCTTCACCATGCGAAGAAGAGTGAAGCAAGTGGTTTCTGCTACGTGAACGGTAATAATGAACCGTATTTTCCCGCTGTGCCTTGAAGACTCATTAACGAATCCTCTATAGATATTGTGCTAGGCATTCTTGAGTTGTTGCGCTTCAAGCAGCGAGTGCTGTACGTCGACATTGATGTACatcatggtgatggtgttgaagaagccttctACACTACAGATCGTGTTATGACTGTCTCTTTCCACAAATACGGAGAGTACTTCCCAGGAACTGGCGAGCTCCGCGATATCGGTGTAGGCCAGGGTAAATATTACGCCGTAAACTTTCCACTCCGCGATGGTATCGACGACGTTTCTTATAAGAGTATTTTTGAGCCCGTCATCAAGAGTGTTATGGAATGGTACCGACCAGAAGCAGTGGTTCTCCAATGCGGTGGTGACAGTCTTTCCGGGGACCGTTTGGGGTGCTTCAACCTTAGTATGAGAGGACATGCCAACTGTGTGAACTTCATCAAGAGCTTTAATCTACCCACCTTAattcttggaggaggaggttaCACAATGCGCAACGTTGCGCGAACCTGGGCATTTGAGACTGGTATTCTTGTTGGGGATCCTTTGGGCTCCGAGCTTCCCTACAATGATTACTACGAGGTGAGATCGTTTTCCTCAAACATATTCATGTCAGAAGTTGTTAACATGAACAGTACTTTGCTCCGGATTATGAGCTGGATGTGCGGCCATCAAATATGGATAACGCCAACACGAAAGAGTATCTAGATAAGATCCGTGCGCAAGTTGTCGAGAACCTTAAGCGAACTTCGTTTGCACCTTCCGTACAGATGACGGACGTACCACGCGACCCTCTTGTAGAAGGCatggatgatgaagcggaTGCAATCTTGGACGATCTGGATGAGGACGAAAATAAAGACAAGCGTTTCACCAAAAGGCGATTCGATCAATATGTCGAGAAACCAGGTGAACTTAGTGATagcgaagacgaagaagagaacgCTGCCAACGGAGTCCGCCGCCAACCTGGCATAATGAAACGGAGGAACCAAGTCAACTATCGCAACCTTGATGTTGAATCTGGACTTGAGAGCGGAATGGCTACCCCCGCCGATGCTTCTTCGGTACCTGACGATGACATGGATACTACCGCCGACGCGAAGATGGGCGATGCCCCACAGACTGAAACCGAGGCACCCGCAACACCTTCCGTCGCCGAGCCACCATCAAGGGCTGAGGAGGCATCCGCAGCAGTACCAACGGAAATGGCGATTGATGGTCAAGAGCAAGCAGCTCCCTCTGCGCCTATTTCTCGCCAGCCGTCCCCCAAGgcacaggatgaagatatcacTATGGAAGACGCGGGCAACGCTGCGCCCGAAAcagagcagcaggagcaatCCGTAGCGCCAAGTGAGGCCcaggcagaagaaaagaagcccGCTGAAGAAAAACCCGCTACGGACAAACCTGCAACAGAGCCGTCCTCTCCAGCCGATGCACAGGCCCCTCAGAAGGAGTCCGTAGAGGACTCAGGGCCAGCCGAAGCAAGTGAGGTAGCGGAAACAGTAGAGATAACTgagaccaaagaaaagagcccAGAAGCTCCTAAGGATGTGCCTGAGCCAGCCAAAGCAGAGCAGGAATCACCCAAGGAAGTAAAGGAATCAACTGGTGAACCTCAAGAGAAGGAGCCCACCAAGAGCGAGGCATAGGCTCCGCTTTTTAGAGGCGTTTATCAGGGTTCCGGGCGCAAAGGCTGGCAATATGGTGTTTGGGTTACTGCATCCATGAAGGAAGGTATTCTGCTATGTCTCAtgtcttttctattctctgACTCTGTAGGTTGAgcaattctttttttaaaattCATGTACCATGCGCAAATGCATATATTGGCTAAGACTTCAACAAATTCATACATATTCACCGAATCGTCTCAAGTTGCAGGATTCTTTTGCAAAACTAGTACTCCCCGTAGTAGAGCATGTCTAGAGCACCCCATACAGCAAGCTTACCTAATCCATCCAAGCACTCTAATCCCAAGGGGGGATAGCGTATCGACTGAGCCCTAATTCACCATGGGCCCTCGACGGGCCAATAGCGCTGAGGCGCCAAGATTTTACCCACGACACACTAAGCGAGAAAGCAATTCGGAAACCCGAGCAATCCCTCGACGACGCCTGATACTGTCGACCTTCGTCGCTTCCTTCGCCAATTTTCTAGTATCCGACACCGTTTACGTGATACACAGCCAAGATGTCTGGAAGAGGGTGAGTTTTGACtggctcttttttttctgcgTTGTTCGACTATGAGCGAGGGTCTACAATGGTGGTCTGAGTTTATCGAACCGGGTTTGTGGGCAAGGTATACGGGGCAAAGGAAATCAATTatcaggaagaaagagaagggcaACGACGGTGGAAGGATCGCACAAGGGACAGGGATAAAAGAATGACGGCCAGAAGAACAACCCTGGGAGATACTCAGACTCTGGCTGCGGGGACAGTTAGAAGAACCAACAAAATTCTTTGCTCTTGAGTTTTTACGGCCAGAACATGCACAGGGGATTATGCTAACGAATCGCTCTTCTACAGTCGTGGTTCCTCGGGCAACAAGCTCAAGATGTCGCTCGGTCTGCCTTGGTACGTCGAGAACCGATCCTATCTCGAATCATGAACCCCCAATGTCGAGACGAAAACCCCATACATTACATATATCTACGTCCATCAATAGTCAACCCCCGACGGTCAGGAAACTAACTGGGTTATTCTTACAGCGGCGCCGTCATGAACTGCTGCGACAACTCCGGTGCCCGTAACCTTTACATCATCTCCGTTAAGGGTACCGGTGCCCGCCTCAACCGTCTCCCCGCCGCTGGTGTCGGTGACATGGTCATGGCCACCGtcaagaagggaaagccCGAGCTCCGTAAGAAGGTCATGCCCGCCGTTGTCGTCCGTCAGAGCAAGCCCTGGAGACGTCCCGATGGTATCTACCTCTACTTCGAGGACAACGCTGGTGTCGTACGTATTTTTCGTTCATATCGACATGATAAActttgaaggagaaggccacgTTGCTAATAAATACCTGTACAGATCGTCAACGCCAAGGGTGAGATGAAGGGATCCGCCATCACCGGCCCCGTCGGaaaggaggctgctgagcTCTGGCCTGTAAGCATTCCATGTCCTCCGTATCCCAGAAAATATTCATGCTAACGAAATATCTCAACAGCGTATCGCTTCCAACTCTGGTGTTGTCATGTAAACAAGGAGAACCGTCTTGGAAAATATTAAAGGAAATAGTTCGATACCAAGCAGGggaatcaaatcaaattcGTTTTGGGTGCAACTATGAACGGGAAACGAAAATCAGGAACGACCGGGTGATAATACTAGAACCGCGAGTTTCGTCACTTCAATTTCCTCTATGAcgtgtttctttttgtctcttaTATGGCGACTCGGAATATAAAAATTCAGAAAATGGGGGCGTCCTTCTTACCTTCCTTCATCGTGCGTAATTGCTCCTCCGTATCGCTGTAGGTTATTCTCTTTGGTTATCTACTGGTGATGGTTTCGAAACCGCACCCAAGGGTCGTTTGCGTGTAATCGTAGAGTACTCTTTTGGATGGTTTATGTCATAATATACAAGTCCACAGGGCATATCCTATATAATGATAAGTACAAGAAATCTATAGTTGTTGGCACTTCAACTTTGGTTGTTTGAGCCACCAAAACAGCATGTCTTCCCAGGTCTATTGGTCTtaattcctcttcttctcctgtccAACCTCAATCTTCTTTGTAACGCTTGGTTTCGACCCCGAACCAGCCAATATATACCCGACAAGAAGTATACAAGTCAAAAGATCAACAATATGCACTGCCCACCAGATATGCTGCACACCAGCCATGCACATCGTGATCTCATACTTCCATTCATTAACAGTAGTATCAAACCAGAGAGAAAGCAGGCCTGCGTTACCGCCGTATTCACCCATCATAGAGCGGAGAGTGACTTCTCTAATGGCGGGCGTAGAGTTATCGACAGCGTTATCGTAGCGTTTTGCGTCCCATTTCCAACTTCGTGGTTCGGAGTCTTCGGCGGTTGTTGTATCTATAGTTCGGTTCACAAAGTGGACCACGTCGCAACCTGTGTGGTCGTGGCCTGTGAGAATGAGTCCATTccgtcctcttcctccgccggGGCCGCTTTCGTCTCCTGTCATGCCGAAAATCCCCTGGAGGActccgctgctgctgatgtGGTCGCTGAGAtggttttgttctttcaaTCCTCCTTCCTTGAAGCGCGGCACATCGTCGGGgccatcctcgtcgtctgaTTCATGGAATGTGAAGTAAGGACCGTCGGTACATATACCCTCCTTCTTGTGTAGGGGGAGGTGGGTCAGAAGGAGAGTAAATGTCGTGCGGTCTTCCACGGGGTACAATCGATGAGAGATCAGATCGTTAATGTAGGCGTAGCTATGGGACTGGATGTCCGAGGATAGGGCCGGGGAGTCGAGAGTCAAGGTGTTGAGGTTGATCAGATGCAGCGTTGGGGGAGCACTGAGGGGTGCAGTCGCGTTATCAACCTGCTCTAGTGGGAGCTGAAATCGCACATCCCAGTTCGCACGGCCGAACACGCGCTCGAACCGCTCAATCCGCGCTTCACTTGCGTCCCCAGAGTATCCTACATCATGATTTCCCACGATATTGATGATCCTCTGTGTCCATGCGGAATGCGTAGCATTGAGTGTCTCTAGTTCAGTACTCTGCCCTTCGCTACCGCTATAATTCCTTGCGCCAGTTGCTGTAATATCATCGTTAATGCGCTCCCCACCCTTGAAGACCCGCTCCCAGTATCTGCGGCCGCGTCGATCAAACTCCTCGTCTGTCACCCACTGGCTCCCGATCAGATCACCCAGAACCGTGACGTGTGTTGGGCGACTCCACCAATGTAGAGTGCGATAAATATGCGCAAGGTAGTAGTCGTTGCCCAATAGATCGAGCCGTTTCCGAGCTGCACGGAAGGCGCGAGGGATATCTTCGCTAGCGAGGGAGTCTACTGCGGTTGAGATGGCGGTGAGGATTTGACGAGGCTCCGTCTTGTTCACCGATGACTTCACTGTTGCCCAGTGATGTTGAATCCGAGCAGAAAGTTCATCTTCGGGTTTCGGGAGAGAGCTGTCGCCTTCTAGCTGGGGATCCGCTAGGACCAGAAGTCTGAAGATAGCGGGGTTCTCTGCCGATTGCGGTGAAAAGTGTTGGCGGAGCGCACTGGTAAACGAATTCGAAAGGAGCCCTGTGTGATCATCCCTGGGGAGCGGAAACGCGCAGCCATGAAAGACAGGATAGAAATAGAGGTAAAGGCTGCTTGCTATCGCCAGCGgcaggaggagggagaggacGCGGGAAAGGAGCCGGCGGAGGAACATGGAGGCAAACCGGAGAATCGCAGCACCATTGGCGGAGGATATCGTGTTGTATTCGCTAATGgtcttgtttgtttcagAGGGAAGCCATGTCAAATAAGTATAATCTCATCTTGCGCTTCTCTGATATGAGGTGTAataaaagcaagaaaagtaaaagaaaaaaaaaccttaAAACGACGGGTCATGAAAGGAGGGTTTGGCGTGCGGGtgatcatccttgatggAGCATTAAATCAGCCCTAATTTTAGAAAGTCCATTACATGTACAAGATTGACTACTGGAGCTCGCGCGTTAtgtattcttgtcttcaagAGCCTGGTCACCCAACGATGTCAAAGAGCTAACACGATATTATTCGATAAAATTAAAGGTGAAACGACTGTAAGCTTGAGATCAAATAATCCAAATGGGGGTATATCACATAAACGCCAAACAGGTCGGTAACATTGAAAGCACGCAAAACAAAGTGTGATTAAGCAGTGGCTGTGTCTTCTCAGTAACACGATCAATCTACCTTTGCGACTGATTCAGGGAGCAACGAGGGCGGGCCGACACCAAGGCCACCAAGAGGGCTCGAAACCCGTTTTTTCTCGTCATCGTCCCCATGGGTAGGCACTTGCTCATCCCCGAGACCTTGAATCATCAAGCCGCTCTCCTCTGTGGTGGTCGTCAAATGttcgtctttctcctctGTTCCTTGAGTTGCGGGAGTTGTCGGCAGCAGCGCGGGAGGCCGCTGGTTCATTAGACGGGCTTCTTTAAGACTAACAGTCTTCTGTTTATTGGTAGTCTCCACGGGGAGTTCCATATCCCGTTCAATGGTAGCCTTCATCAACGCTGCCATCCACAAGCGACCTTCTTGAATACTGTCTACCTGGAAATAATGGATAGCAGGCTTCGTGAACTGCACCGTCCGAGAAGTGCCCGATTTCGGTGGTACAAGTTTGAAGAAAAACGGGCCTTCTCCCACGGGCTTGGACCCACGGAGAGAGGATTCCGAGCCCGAGGCTTTATCAGATGAAGGGCCATCGGCAGTAGACCCAGACGGCGAAGTTGGAGAGGCTGTGGAACCAGTTAGGGTCGCATGCAGGGCAATGAGAGGGTCGTTATCCGCGCGAAGCACACGGTGGGCCGTAATGTCGATAAGACCACGCTCCTCGGTGTCGTCTTCAGAGTAATAATACGACAGACGACGGCCACGCAGCACAAAGAGACGCGGTTTCCACGTTGTCATCAGGTTGgaagacttcttcttcatccaccCCGAAAAGTCGCATCCTTTCATCTGCTCTTTCggtgtcttcttctccaggccCTGGGTATAAGCGCTTGTATCTTTCTTCGACTTGGTTCCGGACCGGAGGGTACGGGCACGTGGCATGGAAGCACCACCTTCTACAGCCTTGCCCGAACCATCCGTGCTATGTCGTTCTGAGCTCTTGGTGGTCGAAGGGGTTGTCGATCCTGTTCTAGTGGACGGGGACTCGGGATCTTTACTAGGAGACGGGGGAGCGACGGAGGTATCGATCCCTTTAACAGCCTCGGACATGGCACGGAGACCAACAGCACGTCGGAATTTAGGCCCAGCGTTCTTGATTCCCTGAAGAGGTAAAGTGCTTGAGCGTTGAGACTGCTCCTCGTTATTTTTTCCACCCAGAGAGAATGCGGCGAAGAACCCGGAGCCAGAAGACTTCTCTTCCGCAGATGGCGGATTAGATGACTGCTGGCCATGTCGGTCCGAAGCTCGAGTGCTCAAACTCCTGAAACGACCCCTGGGTGGGGAGGCTTTCGCTGTGGGAGGTGTCATTTGAGCCGCATCTCTGATCGAATCAGCACTGTTGATACGTGAGTGACGTTTGTTGACTTTGAGCTGGAAGTGCTCATCGGGGATGCTAGATGGTGTGGAAACACTGCCATAGGTAGAGCTTCGTTTCTGCAGGACACGCCGATTCTTTCGGGTATCTCCCTCCGGGCCCGAAAAGTAGCCGCGATCTAAGTCATCGCTAACAGCGGTAGCCGAGTCAGAACCATTGGACTCCGCCACGTGAAACACAGATTGAGGGAGAGCAGTCTCGTTTGGCGCTCCGAGAGCTGACCCGGGACGCCGTTGGGATCCCGAAGCACCATTTAAGGTCCAACCCCGATCGAACGAACTTTTCTTGTGGTGGCTGGCAGGAGAAGAGTCTCCCACCCCTGAGTATCGGTTGGTGGTATCGATCGAAGAATGGCGCCGCGAATGGTTGATCTCACGAACGGACGCAGCCGATGGTCTCCTAGAGTGGTCCATCCATACTGGGGCTTGTGACGTCAGGGGAGAACCCGTGTTGCTCTGCATAGTGCTACTGACAAGTCGCGGGTGTTGTGTCGGGCCGTTTGGCCCTCTCAGGTTGGGAATTCTAGGAAAGAGAGGGCCAGTGTGACTTGCGCGACTAGGGGCACGTTCATCCTGAGGGGTCGCAAAAGATGAGCCGCGTGATGATTGCTGCTGCGGAATACCCTTCACCTCTTCCTGGAAGGCTTTAACTTTATGCCACGTCTTCAATCTCCGACCCATAACACCGAAATCGAACTCCttcatgaagagaaaatccTGGTTCATATCCAGGAGTACATCACCAGTAATCTCCTGGTCCTCGAATATGTCACAGTGTTTGGCTTCAAGTCCTAACTGGCGTAAATGTTTCGCGGTCTCTAAATGGTTCCATCGGCGAACTTGTTCCTCTGTCggctgtttttcttcttcttcgtcggttTCATGCCCGTTAATGTAAGACATTCGGTGCTCGAAAGTGCTGCTATATTCGCTTGCCGAGTCATTCACCGTCTTGGAATCTTGGGAGGCAGTCACACTGTGGCGAGGTGTACTCAGATCGGTAATGTGTTCATCGATGACACTCAGAGTTTCGTTCATCACCGGACTGTCCTGGCCACTCAAGTGACCATCAATGGACTGTCGGATGGACTTCTGAATGTCGATCGCCATTTTAGACGTCGGTAATGGCGAGGAGCTAGACCTCTGCTGTTGTTTTGGGGAGGGTGTCGGGGCCGTTGaatcatcaatatctggcGCGCTCATATCAGACGTGCTGGCACGTCGGGACGCTTGGGGCGTAGATTCGCCACTAATAGGCGAAGCAAATATTTCCTGTCCTATCACATTACGGAGGTCGGTTTTCAATGTATTTGGTCCAAGGGTATCTTTCTGCGGCCGGATGGGAATCTTTGGGGCAGCGGTAGTGTATACTGAGGGGTTGTGCTTGCGTTAGCGACACTTCCTTTCAGACAGTAGCTGTTTTGGTGAGACCTTACCTCCCGGGAAAAGACCTTGAGTTCCTGTGTTTAAATCCTTTCCAAGATACCATCCATCACCAAACCCATCATCCAACTCGACTAGCTCAATTTTTTCGCCGCGACGCAAGTTAAGCTCATCCGGTCCACGGGCCTCAAAATCATCTACCAACACGGTCAGTGTCAAACAAACCGAGTGTCGCGGAATTTTTATGCGACCACGGTCGGGTCACTCACGAACAACTAGGAGCAGGTCTCCCGGGTGGACATTGCGAGGAGGCGTTGCGAGAGCCATTGGCGGTGGTTCCTCGGAGTCAATGATGTCTAAAGAGCCAGTGCGGGGTCAAACGTCACAAGAACGCAGTGATAACAGCGGAGGGATTGCGCAGGACATGGGGGCCGCAGCCCTGGCGGGGATATCTGGCAACCACAAGGGCAGCGGATGGCTGGGCGAAGATCGTCGCAGTAGACGAAGGTTGGGGGAGTGAATGGAATGTAGAGAATGCGGGTTGGGTTGAGGAATCCAAGCCTGCCTCAAATgggcgagaaggagaattaGCGGGGACAAAAAAGCGGCGGGTCTGGAAGGAAGTTCGTTTTCCCAGTGGCGCTAAtaagggaagagggaggagggtCAGAGCTGATGATATATAGATCGCTGGTCAATTCCTCCGGACCTCGTAAGAAGGCTAGGTTCGGAgcgataaaaaaagaacaagcgTTAGCTCTTCTTACGGACCGGGATCAGATCGACCGAAAGGAACAGGTGCACGTAAAACGACGATCTAAGGCGCTTGAGATGTGCTTTCAAAGGTCGGTCAGGATCACTGCTGTAATCGACGTACAGTAGGGGCGCTAACTGAGCGGCAACGCAGCACGGGTCACCAGTGGAAATTAAATGGCCCCTTGGGAAATTAGTCTTGAGAAAATTGGGCGTTGAGTTCTCTTttgggcttcttggctttttgctttgtttttcttttttgacttcttctcttcagtgTCCTCCCTGATCGAGGTGGAAGGTTGTGAGATTGTGAtggagagagggaggatgaaggaggagggagaagagagaggagaagagcaaaagaGGAGTAAAAGCTGAGAATAAATTGTAAAGTTCCAGACCCAAGAAGGGAATTAATGGTGAGGCTGCGGGAAGTCACGCTGTGACCATATACACCTTAAGGCCTGAGGGTACCGGATGTGGCCTGAGGTATAAGGTGAAAGAGTATTGT includes the following:
- a CDS encoding uncharacterized protein (cell division control protein/predicted DNA repair exonuclease); the protein is MFLRRLLSRVLSLLLPLAIASSLYLYFYPVFHGCAFPLPRDDHTGLLSNSFTSALRQHFSPQSAENPAIFRLLVLADPQLEGDSSLPKPEDELSARIQHHWATVKSSVNKTEPRQILTAISTAVDSLASEDIPRAFRAARKRLDLLGNDYYLAHIYRTLHWWSRPTHVTVLGDLIGSQWVTDEEFDRRGRRYWERVFKGGERINDDITATGARNYSGSEGQSTELETLNATHSAWTQRIINIVGNHDVGYSGDASEARIERFERVFGRANWDVRFQLPLEQVDNATAPLSAPPTLHLINLNTLTLDSPALSSDIQSHSYAYINDLISHRLYPVEDRTTFTLLLTHLPLHKKEGICTDGPYFTFHESDDEDGPDDVPRFKEGGLKEQNHLSDHISSSGVLQGIFGMTGDESGPGGGRGRNGLILTGHDHTGCDVVHFVNRTIDTTTAEDSEPRSWKWDAKRYDNAVDNSTPAIREVTLRSMMGEYGGNAGLLSLWFDTTVNEWKYEITMCMAGVQHIWWAVHIVDLLTCILLVGYILAGSGSKPSVTKKIEVGQEKKRN
- a CDS encoding 60S ribosomal protein uL14 (60S ribosomal protein L14/L17/L23) produces the protein MSGRGRGSSGNKLKMSLGLPCGAVMNCCDNSGARNLYIISVKGTGARLNRLPAAGVGDMVMATVKKGKPELRKKVMPAVVVRQSKPWRRPDGIYLYFEDNAGVIVNAKGEMKGSAITGPVGKEAAELWPRIASNSGVVM
- a CDS encoding putative polarized growth protein (Boi2) (predicted protein), which produces MALATPPRNVHPGDLLLVVHDFEARGPDELNLRRGEKIELVELDDGFGDGWYLGKDLNTGTQGLFPGGQEIFASPISGESTPQASRRASTSDMSAPDIDDSTAPTPSPKQQQRSSSSPLPTSKMAIDIQKSIRQSIDGHLSGQDSPVMNETLSVIDEHITDLSTPRHSVTASQDSKTVNDSASEYSSTFEHRMSYINGHETDEEEEKQPTEEQVRRWNHLETAKHLRQLGLEAKHCDIFEDQEITGDVLLDMNQDFLFMKEFDFGVMGRRLKTWHKVKAFQEEVKGIPQQQSSRGSSFATPQDERAPSRASHTGPLFPRIPNLRGPNGPTQHPRLVSSTMQSNTGSPLTSQAPVWMDHSRRPSAASVREINHSRRHSSIDTTNRYSGVGDSSPASHHKKSSFDRGWTLNGASGSQRRPGSALGAPNETALPQSVFHVAESNGSDSATAVSDDLDRGYFSGPEGDTRKNRRVLQKRSSTYGSVSTPSSIPDEHFQLKVNKRHSRINSADSIRDAAQMTPPTAKASPPRGRFRSLSTRASDRHGQQSSNPPSAEEKSSGSGFFAAFSLGGKNNEEQSQRSSTLPLQGIKNAGPKFRRAVGLRAMSEAVKGIDTSVAPPSPSKDPESPSTRTGSTTPSTTKSSERHSTDGSGKAVEGGASMPRARTLRSGTKSKKDTSAYTQGLEKKTPKEQMKGCDFSGWMKKKSSNLMTTWKPRLFVLRGRRLSYYYSEDDTEERGLIDITAHRVLRADNDPLIALHATLTGSTASPTSPSGSTADGPSSDKASGSESSLRGSKPVGEGPFFFKLVPPKSGTSRTVQFTKPAIHYFQVDSIQEGRLWMAALMKATIERDMELPVETTNKQKTVSLKEARLMNQRPPALLPTTPATQGTEEKDEHLTTTTEESGLMIQGLGDEQVPTHGDDDEKKRVSSPLGGLGVGPPSLLPESVAKVD
- the rpdA gene encoding histone deacetylase RPD3 (predicted protein), encoding MTDVPRDPLVEGMDDEADAILDDLDEDENKDKRFTKRRFDQYVEKPGELSDSEDEEENAANGVRRQPGIMKRRNQVNYRNLDVESGLESGMATPADASSVPDDDMDTTADAKMGDAPQTETEAPATPSVAEPPSRAEEASAAVPTEMAIDGQEQAAPSAPISRQPSPKAQDEDITMEDAGNAAPETEQQEQSVAPSEAQAEEKKPAEEKPATDKPATEPSSPADAQAPQKESVEDSGPAEASEVAETVEITETKEKSPEAPKDVPEPAKAEQESPKEVKESTGEPQEKEPTKSEA